In Nymphaea colorata isolate Beijing-Zhang1983 chromosome 3, ASM883128v2, whole genome shotgun sequence, a genomic segment contains:
- the LOC116251245 gene encoding uncharacterized protein LOC116251245, whose product MLGGSALQSAADIMVAGISLFVCLWVFVLVAAVLCSAAFLQNAKSVS is encoded by the coding sequence ATGTTGGGTGGGTCTGCTTTGCAATCTGCAGCCGACATCATGGTCGCCGGCATTTCCTTGTTCGTTTGTTTGTGGGTATTCGTGCTGGTCGCTGCCGTCCTCTGCTCCGCAGCCTTTCTGCAGAACGCCAAGAGCGTTTCCTGA